The Streptomyces sp. NBC_00775 genome includes the window CGTGATGCCGAACTCGGGTGAGAAGTAGGCGATGGCGGCGGGGAGTTCGGAGGTCTGGGACTGGTACCAGCGGTCGCCGGTCACATAGTCGCGCAGATCGTCGGAGACCGCGGCGAGACGGCGCAGGAAGTGACGGTCCTCGCCGAGCTCCGCGAGACGCCCGGTCGGCACGCTGCCGAGCAGGCGTACGGGGTCGCCGTCCGACGCGGCCCAGCGCTCCGGGTCGACGGACTGGAAGAGGTCACGGGTCTCGGCATGCCAGGACCAGCGGAGGTTGCGCGCCAGGTCACTGAGCGGGTGAAGGGCTTCGGGGAGTACGGGTCGTACGGTGAATCTGCGGATGGCCTTCACGGGCTTCCACCTTCACGGAGGACGTACGCGGCAGAGGGACGCACGTCCGTGTGCGCCCTTCGTCACCCACGACGGTAGCGGCGCGGGTGCCCTCGCGACACGGCGCATCGGAAGCCCTGTGGGCCCGGGCAGCCGATCGGGCCGACTACGTGACTTCGGCGGGAATGCACCGCAACCTTCACCCGCACATCACGGCCGATATGGCCGATTCCGCCCTCCTGGGCGGCCTTGTGGTGCTTCACCCCACACGAGAGGCTCGCCGGGTGGCGTACGGCCGGCACGACAGGGCCCAGGCCGACACCGGCCGGCTCCGGCCTCCGTACGCCGAGTTGAGGAGGGGAACTCAAGTCATGGCACAGACGAGAGAGAGGCGTCTGCGCTGGGCGGGGGGCGTCACCGCGGTCGCGACGGCCGCGGTGCTTTCGGCCATCACCCTGCCCGCGCACGCCGCCCCGGAGGGGCAGATACTCGGGGCCGGCGATCCCGGTTCCGTCAGCGGGAGTTACATCGTGACGCTCAAAGGGGGGACCCAGGCTCCGTCGTCGGCGGGAAAGAGCATCGCCGAGAAGTACGGGGCGAGAATCAGCCATACCTACGGCACGGCCCTCAACGGCTTCGCCGTGAAGGTCAACGAGAAGCAGGCCCGGCGGCTCGCGGCGGACTCCCGCGTGGCCTCGGTCGTACAGGACACCCGGGTGACGCTCGACCACTTCGAGAAGAACCCGCCCTCGTGGGGCCTGGACCGGATCGACCAGCCTGACCTGCCGCTCGACAAGGGTTACACCTGGCCCGAATCGGCGGGCGCCGGCGTGACCACGTACGTCATCGACACCGGCATCCGGATCACGCACAAGGACTTCGGCGGCCGGGCGAGCTACGGCTGGGACTTCGTCGGCAACGACAAGACGGCCAAGGACGGCAACGGGCACGGCACGCACGTCGCCGGGACCATCGTCGGCACCAAGTACGGCGTGGCCAAGAAGGCCAAGGTCGTCGCCGTCCGCGTCCTCGACAACGACGGCTCCGGCACCACCGCGCAGGTCATCGCGGGCATCGACTGGGTGACCAGGCACGCGAAGAAACCGGCCGTGGCGAACATGAGCCTGGGCGGGTACGCGAACACACAACTGGACACCGCCGTACGCAACTCCATCGCCTCCGGCGTGACCTACGCGGTGGCCGCGGGCAACGACGGACTTCCCGCCGGTCTGTACTCCCCGGCCCGGGTCACGCAGGCCCTCACGGTCGGCGCGAGCGACAAGACGGACGCACGGGCGAGCTTCTCGAACACCGGTTCCTCGCTCGACCTGTTCGCGCCCGGCGTCGCGATCACCTCGGCGTCGTACGCGAGTGACACGGGGAAGGCGACCTATTCCGGTACGTCGATGGCGAGCCCGCACGTCGCGGGCGCGGCCGCGCTCTATCTGGCCGACCATCCCAAGGCGACACCGGCCCAGGTGGCCAAAGCGCTGGTGAAACAGGCGGTTTCGGGCAGGATCTCAGGCGCGGGGCTCCTTTCGCCGAACAAGCTCCTGCACGTCGAGAACCCCTAGCGGGCCCCGGGGACACCAACCGGCCTCGACCTCACAGGACGAGGCCGGTCTTGTGTGTAGACATACGCGTGAGTAGTTAACAAAGTGCCGGAATGCCCACCCGCATAGGGTGGGAAGGCTCCTCCGGTACGCCCCGCAGGCCCCATCTCCCGACACCCTCATCCGCCCACCCACGTTGACGCGGACAGGAGCGGTCATGCCCGCAACGCACCACTCGTCCCCCACGTCGCCACCCCCGACGACCACCCCCGACACACCCCCCATACGCAGGGCCGACGCCGATTCCCGCACCCCGGAGAAACCCTCCGCCGCGACCGGCGCCACCAGCACGGCCGTCACCACCACCGCCACCGTCACCACCACGGCATCCACGGCATCCACCACGGCGCACGCGTCATCCACGGCGTCCACGACGTACACGGCGTCCATCGGGCGCATCCCCGTCCTGGACGTCCACCCGGTCGTCGAGCACGGGCGACGGCCCGCGAA containing:
- a CDS encoding S8 family peptidase, coding for MAQTRERRLRWAGGVTAVATAAVLSAITLPAHAAPEGQILGAGDPGSVSGSYIVTLKGGTQAPSSAGKSIAEKYGARISHTYGTALNGFAVKVNEKQARRLAADSRVASVVQDTRVTLDHFEKNPPSWGLDRIDQPDLPLDKGYTWPESAGAGVTTYVIDTGIRITHKDFGGRASYGWDFVGNDKTAKDGNGHGTHVAGTIVGTKYGVAKKAKVVAVRVLDNDGSGTTAQVIAGIDWVTRHAKKPAVANMSLGGYANTQLDTAVRNSIASGVTYAVAAGNDGLPAGLYSPARVTQALTVGASDKTDARASFSNTGSSLDLFAPGVAITSASYASDTGKATYSGTSMASPHVAGAAALYLADHPKATPAQVAKALVKQAVSGRISGAGLLSPNKLLHVENP